TCCGGAAAGCGCAGCATGACATTGTAGATGACAATGAAGGCCAGCGTCGGGCCGAGCTCTGTCCAGATTCCCCCGGCACGCGCGGCGGCGTCCTTGACGTTCGCCTCCTGAGGGGCATCGTCCGTGTGAATCGCAGTCTTGTTTTCCAACTCGGTCATATACTTCCTACGCACCATCCGTGCTTGCGGTTTTGTTAAAGCCGCTGTCGCACGAAATGTCGCACACGGCGAGTCTCAGGCTGCGCCGGCCTGCATCAGGACCAGACCCGTGGCAAGAACCGAGGCCGCAACGATGCGCCGGGCACCGAAACTCTCTTTCAGGAACACGGCCGCCATCACCGCCGCGAAGACGACGGAGGTTTCCCGTAATGCCGTCACCATGGCGGCATCTGTCATTGTGTAGGCAAAAATCGCCATGCCGTATGACAGGCACCCCACCATGCCGCCGATCATGCCGGAGCGGAGCTGCAGGCGGATCGTCTGCGTGTACCGGCCCCGCCGCTGCCAGAGGAAGACGAGCGTCACCCCGACCCAGTCGACCAGGAACAGGATGATGACGAAGGTCATCGGGTGCGGCATCGCCCGCGCCGCGCGTGTGTCGCTCACGGCATACAGCCCGATCCCGACAGCCGTCAGCACAGCCCAGAACAGAGCCCGCCGGTCCAGGCTGCGCCCTTCCCGCGTTACCGCTGTCGGCAAGGCAAAGAAGAGAATGGCAAAGGATGCGCAGAACAGGCCGATCTGCTGCATGGGGGCGAGATGTTCCTGCAGCAGGAATGTCGCGAACACCGCTGTGGCGAGCGGGCCAAGCCCGCGCATCACCGGATAGACGAGCGAGAGATCGCCCCGGTGCATCGCCCGGATCAGGCAGGCCTGATAAAACCAGTGAGACACCATGGAGATTGCCAGAAGCGGCCAGGTGCTCAAGGGCGGCAGCGGGAACACAAAAGCAAATGGCAGAACGATCAGCGCTGCGGTCACCTGAACGATCATCCGGCCGGTCAGAATATCGCCGCCGCCTTTGACCAGGACATTGGTCGTCGCCAGCGTGATCGCCGACATGAGGCAGAGGGCGATGGGAAGGATGTCAGAAACAGGCATGGCGTTCCGGGAGGCAGCAGGACGGCCCGTCTCATGCCCGAGTTTCCGAACCCTTTAAACTGCTGACGTGCGGTCAGGCTTTCTCGCGTGCGCCAGCTCTGGCATCCTTCCGGCAAATATAAAGGAGGAAACCATGGCGACGAGCGATCTGATTATCCGGGGCGGGACAATCGTGGACGGCACCGGGGCCGAGCCTTTTGAAGGCGACGTGGCCGTCTCCGGCGGACAGATCACCGCCATCGGCAAGGTTTCCGGCAAAGGCATCGAGGAAATCGATGCGCGCGGCCAGGTCGTCACCCCCGGCTTTGTCGACATCCACACCCATTATGACGGCCAGGCGGCGTGGGGCGAAGCGATCAGCCCTTCCTCCCTCCATGGCTGCACGACCGTGATCATGGGCAATTGCGGTGTCGGCTTTGCCCCTTGCCGCCCGGCAGACCATGACCGGTTGATCCGCCTGATGGAGGGCGTTGAGGACATCCCCTTCCCGGTCCTGTCCGAAGGCCTGCCGTGGAGCTGGGAAAGCTTCCCAGATTATCTGGACTTCCTGTCGTCCCGCCAGTTCGACACCGACATTGGCGCCCAGCTGCCGCACGCCGCCCTGCGCGTTTATGTGATGGGCGAACGCGGCGCGAACCGCGAAGAGGCCACCGCCGACGACATCGCCGCCATGAAACAGTTGGCGAAAGAGGCTGTGATGGCCGGCGCGCTTGGCTTCTCGACTTCCCGCACACTGAATCACCGCACGTCCGACGGCCAACCAACGCCGACCCTGACAGCCAGCGAAACCGAATTGATCGGTATCGCGGAAGGCCTGAAGGAAGCTGGCCGCGGCGTGTTGCAGTTCGTGTCTGACTTCAATGATCCGCAGAAAGAAGCCGCCATGCTGCGCCGGATTGTCGAAGCATCCGGACGGCCGCTGTCAGTTTCGCTCGCCCAGGCCGATGTTGCGCCGGAGGGCTGGCGGGCCCTGCTCGGCGCGATTGAGACGGCCATGAATGACGGCCTGCCGATGCGGGCGCAGGTGGCGCCGCGCCCGGTGGGGGTTCTGCTGGGCCTTGAGCTGACGATGAACCCGTTCAGCGCCCACCCATCCTATGCAGCGATCGCCAAACAGCCGCTGGCCGAACGGGTGGCCGCGCTGCGCGACCCGGCCTTCCGCGAAAAATTGCTGTCGGAAGAACCGGCTTCGGACAATCCCTTCCTGAAAGTCATGCTGCGCAGCTTCGGCAAGATGTTCCAGCTGCGCGACCCGGTGAATTACGAACCCGGCCCGGAGAGCACGCTGGAATACATGGCCAAAGAACGCAGCATCAGCCCGGAAGAAATGGCGCTCGACCTGATGCTGGAGCGTAACGGGCACGGCGTGCTCTACCTGCCCTTCCTCAACTATTCGCAAGGCTCGCTGGAACCCATCCGCGCGATGATGGAGAGCCCGGCCACCCTGCCCGGCCTGTCCGATGGCGGGGCGCATGTCGGCATGATCTGCGACGGCTCTTTCACCACAACGATGCTGACCCATTGGGCCAGGGACCGCCAGCGCGGGCCGAAACTGCCGATCGAGTATCTCGTGAAGCGCCAGACGCAGGACACGGCGCAGTGGATGGGCCTGCACGACCGCGGGGTGATCGCGCCTGGCTACCGCGCGGACCTCAACGTGATCGACCTCGCGAACCTGAAGCTCCACCTGCCGGAAGTGCAGTATGACCTGCCCGCCGGCGGACGGCGCCTGATGCAGCGCGCCTCCGGCTACACGGCAACCATCCTGAAAGGCGAGGTCACCCACCGGGACGGCGACCCGACCGGCGCGAAGCCCGGCCGGATGGTACGCGGCGCGCAGAGCCTGCAGACGGCCGCCATCGCAGCGGAATAAGCGGCCTTAGGCGCCCACACCCACAAGGGCTTTCGAGAAGGCCTCTGCACTGAACGGGCGGAGGTCTTCTGCTTTTTCGCCGATACCAATGAAGTGGATCGGCAAATCATAGGCCTCGGCGATCGCGACCAGCACGCCGCCCTTTGCCGTCCCATCCATCTTGGTCATGACAAGGCCCGTCACGCCGGCCGTATTGCGGAAGGCTTCCACCTGGCTGAGCGCGTTCTGGCCAACGGTGGCATCCAGCACCAGGATCACATCGTGCGGCGCGGTCGGGTCGAGCTTCTTGATGACACGGACGACTTTTTCCAGTTCGGCCATCAGCTCTGCCTTGTTCTGCAGGCGTCCGGCCGTGTCGATCAGGACGAGATCCAGATCCTCCGCCTTCGCTTTTTCGATGGCTTCATAGACAAGCCCCGCCGCGTCGGCGCCGGTCGGCTTCGACATGACGGGGATGCCCGCGCGGTCGCCCCAGACGGTCAATTGTTCGATGGCCGCCGCGCGGAACGTGTCGCCCGCCACCAGCAGGGCTTTGGCCCCCTGCTCTTTCAGTTTCGAGGCGATCTTGCCGATCGTCGTTGTCTTGCCGGATCCGTTGACGCCCACGAACAAGACGATGCGCGGGCTGGTGCCATCGGAAAAATCGACGATTTTCTCACGCGGTTTCAGGACGTCTGAAATCTCGCTGGCGAGGGCGAGGCGGATCTCCTCCTCGCCGATCTCCTTGTCAAAACGTTCTTTCGACAGATTGGTCGCAACCCGCGCGGCCACTTTCGCGCCGAGATCTGACGCGATCAGCAGGTCTTCAAGTTCCTCCAGCGTATCGTCATCCAGCTTGCGCCGGCCCAGCGCGGCAAGACCTTCAGTCAGGCGGGAAGACGAACGCGACAAGCCCTGCCCAAGTTTTGCGACAAAGCCCGGATTGTTCGCCTCGGCCTCCATCGCCGCACGGGCTGCGGCCTCGGCTTCGGCGCGCAGGCGCTCGGCCTCGCGCCGGTCGGCCAGAAGTTTCAGTTCCGCTTCGGCCTTGGCCTGTTGGGCGGCGCGTTCCTCGCGCGCCTTGCGGGCCAGTTCGGCTTCTTCGGCGAGGCGTGCGGCTTCTTCGGCATCTGCAGCCGCTGCAGCCTCTTCGGCGCGGCGGGCCTCTTCTTCCAGCCGCTTTGCCTCGGCGGCGGCCTCTTCGGCTTCGCGCGCCTGACGCTCTTCCCAGGCCTTGTTGGCCTCGGCAACGATCCGCTCGATTTCTTCCTTTTCGGCAGCCGCCTTGGCGGCCTCGGCTTCGGCCGCCTCTTTCGCGGCGAGGCCTTCTGCCGACAGCTCCGGCGAGGCCATCTCTGCGCCGGCCGTCTTCATTTCCTCTTTTTTCTTTTTCTTCCCGAACCAGAGGATCATGCGTCTATTTCTCCGATCAGCTGCCTGCCGTCATGCCCGGTTATATGGGCCCGCACGGGCCGTCCAGCTTGGCCGGGGTCGCGCGACAGTTTTACGGGGGTGAAGTCAGGCAGGCGGGCAGATGTGCCGCGCTCCACCAAAGCGTCCCGTATGCCCCCAATATGGCGCGAAAAGTGGGTTTTGAGCGCGTTTTCGCCCGTTTCCCGCAGGCGTGCGGCCCGTTCCTTGATGAGCGCTTTGTCCAGCTGAGGCATCCGCGCCGCCGGGGTTCCAGGCCGCGGGCTGTAGGGAAACACATGCAGGAAGGCGAGGCCGCATTCGTCCACAAGACGGACTGAGTTCTCGAAATGCACCTCAGTCTCGGTTGGAAACCCAGCGATGATGTCGGCGCCGAGTGCAATATCGGGACGCAGGGTGCGCAATTTCTCAGCCAGCGCTATCGCGTCATCCCTCGAATGGCGGCGCTTCATCCGTTTCAGGATCAGATTGTCGCCGTGCTGCAGTGACAAATGCATGAAGGGGGCAAGGCGCGGCTCGCCCATCGCCTCGAACAGGGCATCGTCGATCTCGATGGCATCGATGGAGGAAATGCGCAGCTGTTTCAGGTCCGGCACCAGTTTCAGGATGCGCTGGACAAGATTGCCGAGCTGCGGCGTGCCCGGAAGGTCTGCGCCCCAGCTGGTCAGGTCCACGCCCGTCAGCACAACTTCATAATGCCCCGTCTCCACGAGGCGGCGCACCTGCTCCACCACCTCACCCGCCGGCACCGACCGGGAGTTGCCGCGGCCATAGGGGATGATGCAGAAAGTGCAGCGGTGATCGCAGCCATTCTGGACCTGAACATAGGCCCGCGCGCGCCCGTCCATACCGTCGATCAGGTGGGCGGCGGTCTCCTTGACCGACATGATGTCGTTGACGCGGACCTTTTCGTACCCGCCCAGCAAGTCTGCCGGCTTCCAGGTCTCGGCCTTCATCTTCTCATGATTGCCGATGACGCGGGTGACTTCCGGCATCTCGGCAAACATGCCGGGGTCAATCTGCGCCGCGCAGCCTGTCACCAGAATGGGCGCGCCCGGATGGTCCTTTGCCGCGCGGCGGATGGCTTGGCGGGCAGAGCGCACCGCCTCCCCCGTCACCGCGCAAGTGTTCACGATCACCGCATCGGACAGGCCTGCACCGGCCGCATGGCCGCGCATCACCTCGGATTCATACGAATTGAGGCGGCATCCGAGCGTAATCAGCGTCGGGCTGGAAGGGGGGTCGGGCTTCGTCATGTCGATATCGTCCAGCGCACATCGCGCCGGAACGGGCACGAATCAAGGTCTTCCACCAGTCAGAGGGCGCGAGCCGCACAAAATGAGGCTACAGTCTCGTCAGATCATACGGGGTAAATACAACGATGTTGCGGGAAGCCTCCGTTTCAGATGCACCGGCGATTGCGAGGCTTCACACAGTCTCACGCGAAGCGGCCATGCCGTGGCTGCCCGTTGTCCATTCGCCGGAAGACGTCCTCGAATTCTTTCGCGACCAGGTCTTGCCCAGCCAGACGGTCATCGTCGCCGACACATTGGGCCATGTGACCGGGTTCGCCGCGTATACGGGGGGCTGGTTGAACCATCTTTATGTCGGCCCGGACGCCTGGCGAAGCGGTCTCGGCTCGCAATTGCTGCGCCGGGTCCAGGCGGCTTCCAGCCTGCTGCAACTCTGGACATTCCAGCGCAACAGCAACGCCCGCGCCTTCTATGCCCGGTTCGGGTTCGAGGAAGTCGAATTCACGGATGGACAGCGGAACGAGGAGAAAACGCCTGATGTGCGGATGATCTGGCGCCGGACGGAAGACCTTTAGATCTCTGTCTCGAATTCCAGTTCGACCGGGCCGGTCATGTAGACGCGGTCGTCGCTTTCGCGCCAGTCGACCAGCAACTCGCCGCCGTCGAGGATCAGCGTCGCCTTGCGCTCGGTGAGCTTTGCCCGCGCCGCACAGACCAGCGCCGCGCAAGCGCCCGTTCCGCAGGCTTTCGTCAGCCCGGCCCCGCGCTCCCATACCCGGAGGCGGATCGTGTTGCGGTCGATGACCTGCGCAAATCCGACATTCGTGCCTTCCGGAAACAGCGGATGCCACTCCACCAGCGGGCCAAGCGCCGGAATGTCATAGGCGTCGACATCGGACACGAAGAACACCGCGTGCGGATTGCCCATGGACACAACTGCCGGGCGCGACAGGATCGGGTTGTCCATCGGGCCGATTTTCACGTCGACCCCGCGCACATCCATCTTTTCCGCCAGCGGAATGTCTTCCCAGCCCATCAGGGGCGAGCCCATGTCCACCGTGATCAGGCCATCCTCAGCACGGAAGGCGCGCAGCATGTCGGCCTCGGTCTGAATCGTGATGCCGTCCTTGCCGGTCTCGTCCAGCAGCAGGCGGCCCACGCAGCGGCTGGCATTGCCACACGCGGACACTTCCCCGCCATCCCGGTTCCAGATACGCATGAACACATCGCGGGCCGCATCGCGTTCCAGCGCGATGACCTGGTCGGCGTTCATTTCCTCGGCCAGCTGGCGCACCTGGTCCTCCGTCGGGGAGAACGGCACCGACCGGGCGTCAAAAATGGCAAACGCATTGCCCGCCCCGTTCATCTTCCAGATTTTCATGCGCGTTTCCGGCTCCGGTGTTCAGGATTCTGCATAGCGGGCTCTATTGCCCTATCGCGGCAGTCGCGTCGAGACGATCCATCCCGCAACCTGAATGCCCAGCGCCAGCAGGAGGATTGCCGGCATCAGGCGGAAAGACACCAGGAGGGCCGTCACCGCCGCGGCGATGCAGGCATAATCGACCAGATCGGACGACATCAGCCAGCCTTCGGGTGTGCGGGCGCGGCGTACGTCCAGCAGCGTTACGCTGCGCCAGACGCGGCCCATGTCCGGCGGGCCGAACACGTCCTGCAAGCGTTTGGGATCCCGGATACCGGTCATTTCGGCCAGATCGCCGACCTGCGCCTCACCCAGCGCGATGTTCCGCTTGCGGCCGGATGTGCCGATCAGGCTCACCAATGCCGAAAGGACCACCGCAAGCGCGATGGCCACCAGCGTAAATCCGTCAAAAGGGCCATACCCGCTCATGGCACCTCATATAGGCGCGGGCACGGCCCTCTGGAAGGTCAGCGGCCGCTGAGCTTGGGAATGGACGCCCAGTAGTCGAAGTCGAGCAACACGCCGTCGGCATATTTGCCGTCACCGGTCTTGTAGGCGAATGCCCCCGGATCCTGGTCCTTCACGGCCACAAGGCGCAGGCGCAGGGCCCCTGCCTTGTCCGACAGGTCCGCCTTGTCCAGCACTTCGCTCCACGCATAGATCGTGTCGCCGGCGAACAGCGGGCTTGCATGCGTGCCGCCATTGATGGCCAGCACCTGCCCTGCATTGGCGAGGCCGTTGAAGGCCAGCGAGCGGGCGATCGAAATCACCACGCCGCCATAGATCAGGCGCTTGCCGAAGCGGCTGGATTTCTGGCCATGCGCATCGAAATGCACCTTCGCGGTGTTCTGGTAGAGGCGTGTCGCGATCTGGTGCTCGGCCTCTTCCACCGTCATGCCGTCGACATGGTTGATCTTCTCGCCGATCTCATAGTCTTCATACCCATAGGGCGACCCGGCGAGGGCAAAGTCCCAGTCCTCCATCGGGGCGAACCCTTCCAGCTCGCTGCCCGGCACGGCCTCCGGCAGGTCCGGAATGTGGGCGGGCGGCACAGCCGAATCCTCTTCCCACTTGTTCACCATCACCCAGCGCACGAAGGACATGACCTCGATGCCATTCTGGTTGAAGCCGCGTGTACGGACCCAGACGACGCCGGTGCGCTTGTTGGAGTTCTCTTTCATGCCGATGACTTCGGACACGGTGTTCAGCGTATCGCCGGGCATGATCGGACGGCGGATCCGGCCGTCGGCGTAACCAAGATTGGCCACCGCGTTCAGCGAAATGTCCGGCACCGATTTGCCGAAGACGACGTGGAAAGCATGGATCGGGTCGATGGCGAGGCCCGGCAAGCCGGCAGCCCGGGCAAATTCAGCCGAGGAATACTGGGCGTAACGGTTTCCGGTCAGCGCCCGGTAGAGCGCGATATCGCCCTCCGTCACGGTCTGGGGCGTGGCATGGACGAGCTCCATGCCGATCGAGAAGTCCTCGAAATAATTGCCGGGATTGGATTTTGTCTGTGCGGTCATGGCAGCCTCGTTTCCGGGGCTGCCGCTGGAATGCAAATCTGCCTTAGACCTGCCAGCTGCTGCCCGTCATCTGATCGGCGACTACCTGCACGCCGGTCCCGTGGGAAATCAAGGCCGGAGACGCCTGAAGCACCCAAACAAGTGAAATCGCCGCAGTCACCAGGCCGGTGAGCACGGCCTTGTCGGTCAGGCGGAGACGCAGCTGGTCCAGCACATGCCGCCCTGCGATCAAATAAGGCAGGCCGAAGAAACCGAAACCGGCAAAGACGAGGCACAGAGCCGCCAGGGCGAGAAGGACAGTCATCATCATGACGCCAGTCTCGCGCGGAGTGGCTTATATCCGGCAATCAGAATCGATGAAATTTGATCGAATCGCCCTGATTCAGGCCAAATTCGCAGTCATCAGGCAAGTTTCAGCAGGTCTTCCGGCGGACGGCCCAGCACGGCCTTCTTGCCCTTGATGCCGATCGGACGCTGGATCAGCTTCGGATTCTCCGCCATGGCCTCGAAAATGGCCTCATCGCTGGAATTTGCGTCGATTCCGGCCGCCGGGGCGTCCTTGGCCCGCATGAAGACGCGGGGGCTGACGCCGCCCATCTTTTTCGCGATGTCCTTCAGCTCCTCGACCGAAAGCCGTTCGGTGGCGTTCATGTATTTGCGGACGTCGGGCTCAATGCCGGCGTCTTTCAGCAGGTCCAGCCCCTTGCGCGATGTCGAACAGTTCGGGTTGTGCAGAATGGTGTAGCTCATCAGGTCCTCCCCTTCTCTGCTCAGGCCGTTTCGAAGGCGCGGATGGCCTCGTCCATGGCAACGGTGCGGCGGGCTTCGTCGAGGTGGAGCAGTTCGGTCATCTTGCCGTTGACCTTCAGGACACCCTTGCCAGCATTGGCAGGGTCTGCGAACGCCTCGATCACAGCCTTGGCCTGCTCCACGTCATTGTGGCTCGGCGCGAAGACACGGTTGGCCGTGTCCAGCTGCGACGGGTGGATCAGCGTCTTGCCGTCAAAGCCGAGATCGCGGCCCTGCTCGCATTCATTGATCAGGCCGTCCTCATCCTTGATGTCGTTGAACACACCATCGATGGCCGTGATGCCATAGGCGCGGGCGGCAGTAACCGACAGCTGCAACGCCACCTGGAAGGCGATCCGGTCCGGCGTCATGCGGGCACGGTACTCCTTGGCAAGGTCGTTGGTACCCATAACGAAGGTGGTGAGGCGCGTCTCGGCGGCGGTGGCGGCGATCTCCTCGATATGAAGGATGGCCTTCGGCATCTCGATCATGACCCACAGGCCGAAATCGGCCGGAGCCCCAGCCTCGGTCAGCGCCTTGTCGAGGACGTGAATATCAGCGGCAGATTCGACTTTCGGCGCCAAAACGGCCTTTGCGCCGCTGGAAACCGCCATTTTCAGGTCATCGGCGCCCCATTCGGTGCTGAGCCCGTTCATGCGGATGACAATCTCGCGGTAGCCATAGCCGCCCTGTTTCACGGCGCTGAGGATGGCTTCGCGTGCAGTCAGTTTCGCGTCCGGTGCAACGGCATCTTCGAGATCCAGCAAAAGCGTGTCAGCCGGCAGGCCGCGGGCCTTTTCCAGGGCCCGTTCATTGGCGCCGGGCATATAGAGACAGGAGCGGCGCGGGCGGTGCGTCTGTGAAGCCATGGTCGTGCAATCCCTTTTCAAGCGCGCGGACTATCGCCTTGCACTGCTGCGGGTGCAACTGCGGCAATTGCTTCAGGCCCGGAAAACCGGTTAGCTCGGTCATCGGTTCGGAAATCCCGGGAAGGCTTTCATGGCCCGGCGCCTCACACTCCCCCTTCTGTTTGCGGCTACCGCGTTATCGCCTGCGGCGTTCGCGGAGACCGTCACGGCCAGCCAGCTGCGCGGCGAACTCGTGAAATACGGCGCCGAGGCTGTCGAGATTTCCTATGAGGACGGTCATCCCATGCTGACCGGCGACATGCTGGGCCAGGCCTTTGATGTCACCTTGAGCGACTGTGACGGCCCGCAGCCGGCCTGCCGGTCCATCCGCTACGTGTCCTGCCGCGAAATGGCGGACTTTTCCCGTATCGAAGCGCTTGAAATCGCGAACACGCACAATGCCGGTTTCAAGGACACCACCGCCTTTGCGGAGGAAAAGTGGTTCGGACAGGTCGTCTGCCTCCGCCTGCAGCAGGAATTCAGGGGCGAAATACAATTCGGCCAGCGCCAGGTCTTCGAATGGCAGATCGAACTGGAAGACTTCCTGCAGGAAATGGACGATGCCCGGGCAGCCAAACAGGCAGCCATCAGTCTCGACAACAGCGCGGATTAGGCCGTATGGCCGGGGCATGACCGATTTTCCGATTTCCGGCTTCACCGCCGCTGGCCTCGAAAACGTGCGAAATGTCTTCGAGGCGAACTTCAAGGACATGGACGAGCTGGGCGCCGGGTTTGCCGTGTATCACCGCGGCGAACTGATCGCCTCGCTGCTCGGCGGCTGGGCCGACCGGCAGAAAACGACGCCCTGGAGCGCTGACACGCTGGTGCCGATTTATTCGACGACCAAGGGCATCGCTGCCTTCGTGCTCGCCTCCCTCGTCGACACGCTGCCGGACGGTTACGAAACCCCGGTCGCCGCTGTCTGGCCGGAATTTGCCGCCAATGGGAAAGACGCCGTCACGATCGGACAGGCGCTGAGCCATCAGGCGGGCCTGCCCGGCTTTCCGGAAGAGATCGACCCCGAAATCTGGCTGGACCCGCCAGCCTGCGCCGCCGCCATTGCCGAGCTGGCGCCGATGTGGCCACCCGGCACCGCGCATGGCTACCACCCCCTGACCTGGGGCTATATTGCAGGCGAGATTGCCCGCCGGATCAGCGGCGAGACTCTCGGCACGACGCTGAAGTCGATGTTCGCAGATGTGGATTTCCATATCGGCCTGCCTGCCAGCGAACATGACCGCTGCGCAGATATCAAACGCCCAAGCGCGCTTGCCGACCTTGGCGAGCTGAATGACTACCGGAAGGCCGCCTTCGTCTACAAATGGTCTGCCCCCAACCGGGGCGGCGCCATCTGGCGCGAAATCGAAATCCCCTCC
This is a stretch of genomic DNA from Hyphomonas adhaerens MHS-3. It encodes these proteins:
- a CDS encoding EamA family transporter, coding for MPVSDILPIALCLMSAITLATTNVLVKGGGDILTGRMIVQVTAALIVLPFAFVFPLPPLSTWPLLAISMVSHWFYQACLIRAMHRGDLSLVYPVMRGLGPLATAVFATFLLQEHLAPMQQIGLFCASFAILFFALPTAVTREGRSLDRRALFWAVLTAVGIGLYAVSDTRAARAMPHPMTFVIILFLVDWVGVTLVFLWQRRGRYTQTIRLQLRSGMIGGMVGCLSYGMAIFAYTMTDAAMVTALRETSVVFAAVMAAVFLKESFGARRIVAASVLATGLVLMQAGAA
- a CDS encoding N-acyl-D-amino-acid deacylase family protein, yielding MATSDLIIRGGTIVDGTGAEPFEGDVAVSGGQITAIGKVSGKGIEEIDARGQVVTPGFVDIHTHYDGQAAWGEAISPSSLHGCTTVIMGNCGVGFAPCRPADHDRLIRLMEGVEDIPFPVLSEGLPWSWESFPDYLDFLSSRQFDTDIGAQLPHAALRVYVMGERGANREEATADDIAAMKQLAKEAVMAGALGFSTSRTLNHRTSDGQPTPTLTASETELIGIAEGLKEAGRGVLQFVSDFNDPQKEAAMLRRIVEASGRPLSVSLAQADVAPEGWRALLGAIETAMNDGLPMRAQVAPRPVGVLLGLELTMNPFSAHPSYAAIAKQPLAERVAALRDPAFREKLLSEEPASDNPFLKVMLRSFGKMFQLRDPVNYEPGPESTLEYMAKERSISPEEMALDLMLERNGHGVLYLPFLNYSQGSLEPIRAMMESPATLPGLSDGGAHVGMICDGSFTTTMLTHWARDRQRGPKLPIEYLVKRQTQDTAQWMGLHDRGVIAPGYRADLNVIDLANLKLHLPEVQYDLPAGGRRLMQRASGYTATILKGEVTHRDGDPTGAKPGRMVRGAQSLQTAAIAAE
- the ftsY gene encoding signal recognition particle-docking protein FtsY, translating into MILWFGKKKKKEEMKTAGAEMASPELSAEGLAAKEAAEAEAAKAAAEKEEIERIVAEANKAWEERQAREAEEAAAEAKRLEEEARRAEEAAAAADAEEAARLAEEAELARKAREERAAQQAKAEAELKLLADRREAERLRAEAEAAARAAMEAEANNPGFVAKLGQGLSRSSSRLTEGLAALGRRKLDDDTLEELEDLLIASDLGAKVAARVATNLSKERFDKEIGEEEIRLALASEISDVLKPREKIVDFSDGTSPRIVLFVGVNGSGKTTTIGKIASKLKEQGAKALLVAGDTFRAAAIEQLTVWGDRAGIPVMSKPTGADAAGLVYEAIEKAKAEDLDLVLIDTAGRLQNKAELMAELEKVVRVIKKLDPTAPHDVILVLDATVGQNALSQVEAFRNTAGVTGLVMTKMDGTAKGGVLVAIAEAYDLPIHFIGIGEKAEDLRPFSAEAFSKALVGVGA
- the mtaB gene encoding tRNA (N(6)-L-threonylcarbamoyladenosine(37)-C(2))-methylthiotransferase MtaB, which encodes MTKPDPPSSPTLITLGCRLNSYESEVMRGHAAGAGLSDAVIVNTCAVTGEAVRSARQAIRRAAKDHPGAPILVTGCAAQIDPGMFAEMPEVTRVIGNHEKMKAETWKPADLLGGYEKVRVNDIMSVKETAAHLIDGMDGRARAYVQVQNGCDHRCTFCIIPYGRGNSRSVPAGEVVEQVRRLVETGHYEVVLTGVDLTSWGADLPGTPQLGNLVQRILKLVPDLKQLRISSIDAIEIDDALFEAMGEPRLAPFMHLSLQHGDNLILKRMKRRHSRDDAIALAEKLRTLRPDIALGADIIAGFPTETEVHFENSVRLVDECGLAFLHVFPYSPRPGTPAARMPQLDKALIKERAARLRETGENALKTHFSRHIGGIRDALVERGTSARLPDFTPVKLSRDPGQAGRPVRAHITGHDGRQLIGEIDA
- a CDS encoding GNAT family N-acetyltransferase encodes the protein MLREASVSDAPAIARLHTVSREAAMPWLPVVHSPEDVLEFFRDQVLPSQTVIVADTLGHVTGFAAYTGGWLNHLYVGPDAWRSGLGSQLLRRVQAASSLLQLWTFQRNSNARAFYARFGFEEVEFTDGQRNEEKTPDVRMIWRRTEDL
- the dapF gene encoding diaminopimelate epimerase, which translates into the protein MKIWKMNGAGNAFAIFDARSVPFSPTEDQVRQLAEEMNADQVIALERDAARDVFMRIWNRDGGEVSACGNASRCVGRLLLDETGKDGITIQTEADMLRAFRAEDGLITVDMGSPLMGWEDIPLAEKMDVRGVDVKIGPMDNPILSRPAVVSMGNPHAVFFVSDVDAYDIPALGPLVEWHPLFPEGTNVGFAQVIDRNTIRLRVWERGAGLTKACGTGACAALVCAARAKLTERKATLILDGGELLVDWRESDDRVYMTGPVELEFETEI
- a CDS encoding MaoC family dehydratase gives rise to the protein MTAQTKSNPGNYFEDFSIGMELVHATPQTVTEGDIALYRALTGNRYAQYSSAEFARAAGLPGLAIDPIHAFHVVFGKSVPDISLNAVANLGYADGRIRRPIMPGDTLNTVSEVIGMKENSNKRTGVVWVRTRGFNQNGIEVMSFVRWVMVNKWEEDSAVPPAHIPDLPEAVPGSELEGFAPMEDWDFALAGSPYGYEDYEIGEKINHVDGMTVEEAEHQIATRLYQNTAKVHFDAHGQKSSRFGKRLIYGGVVISIARSLAFNGLANAGQVLAINGGTHASPLFAGDTIYAWSEVLDKADLSDKAGALRLRLVAVKDQDPGAFAYKTGDGKYADGVLLDFDYWASIPKLSGR
- a CDS encoding arsenate reductase family protein, giving the protein MSYTILHNPNCSTSRKGLDLLKDAGIEPDVRKYMNATERLSVEELKDIAKKMGGVSPRVFMRAKDAPAAGIDANSSDEAIFEAMAENPKLIQRPIGIKGKKAVLGRPPEDLLKLA
- a CDS encoding HpcH/HpaI aldolase/citrate lyase family protein → MASQTHRPRRSCLYMPGANERALEKARGLPADTLLLDLEDAVAPDAKLTAREAILSAVKQGGYGYREIVIRMNGLSTEWGADDLKMAVSSGAKAVLAPKVESAADIHVLDKALTEAGAPADFGLWVMIEMPKAILHIEEIAATAAETRLTTFVMGTNDLAKEYRARMTPDRIAFQVALQLSVTAARAYGITAIDGVFNDIKDEDGLINECEQGRDLGFDGKTLIHPSQLDTANRVFAPSHNDVEQAKAVIEAFADPANAGKGVLKVNGKMTELLHLDEARRTVAMDEAIRAFETA
- a CDS encoding serine hydrolase domain-containing protein translates to MTDFPISGFTAAGLENVRNVFEANFKDMDELGAGFAVYHRGELIASLLGGWADRQKTTPWSADTLVPIYSTTKGIAAFVLASLVDTLPDGYETPVAAVWPEFAANGKDAVTIGQALSHQAGLPGFPEEIDPEIWLDPPACAAAIAELAPMWPPGTAHGYHPLTWGYIAGEIARRISGETLGTTLKSMFADVDFHIGLPASEHDRCADIKRPSALADLGELNDYRKAAFVYKWSAPNRGGAIWREIEIPSANGHGTAESVGAIYHHYARSGGGKLRSGIFEDLIRPRTHGPDLVLPLETSFGAGIMLNTHGLFGPNPATLGHSGWGGSMAVSDPDAELTCAYVMNRQSNVLVGDPRAVRLVEAVYAAL